From the genome of Metarhizium brunneum chromosome 4, complete sequence, one region includes:
- the gtaA gene encoding Glutaminase A: MFLPSINTTGEDLYEVVVETPWLSTIYSPGLQQSLTRIPGVMKFVKFASAAVLAVIGGQVGADSSFTPARPPAVPLAVRNPYLNVWLNGQENGPHAILPGQWPKFWATGIQGWQGFVKVDGEVYNWMGGAPGAPNVDQLSLEYTSTRSIFNMSVADKVDMRVEFLSPVYPDDLRRQSVPFSYINVAVKSRDGKSHRVQVYSDVSGEWASGDTGAVVEWDTSSNYGVRSHRFWKQKETVFQEDGENAAWGTWYWSTGDQSGVSYKIGSDVDVRGQFLQEGSLDNRVDNLFRAVNDRWPVFALSRDLGTVKGGWAETVFTIGVAQRDSIQWVGEAADPQSVPSLWASYFQENDLVPFFYHDYDNATHAANRLDLRIQRDSVAAAGQDYATITTLSLRQTFGALAYTGTPDNPLIFLKEISSNSDIQTVDVIFPAFPILLYLNPNLLKYLLEPLLLNDRYHYPNDFAQHDLGRFPRALGYADGNDEHMPLEECGNMIIMMLAYSQMKHDDEYLSANWDLLVKWAQYMIDDAKIPASQLSTDDFAGHLANQTNLAIKGIIALQAMSEVATRAGFEDESSKYSTLAKEYLEFWTEHGVNAEAGHSMLQYDNKDSYGLLYNIYPDKLLGLDFIPQEIYDMQSDFYLKTQKEYGVILDTRNVWTKVDWELFAAAVAKPETQNMFISKIARWINETPTWRAFTDLYDVNTGGYPGGLQFTARPVVGGTFSLLALKK, from the exons atgtttcTGCCCAGTATAAATACCACGGGGGAGGACCTCTACGAGGTGGTGGTTGAGACACCCTGGTTGTCAACAATCTACTCCCCCGGCCTTCAACAAAGCTTGACGCGGATTCCTGGCGTCATGAAGTTCGTCAAATTCGCCTCGGCGGCTGTTCTTGCTGTCATTGGTGGACAGGTAGGAGCCGATTCTTCTTTTACTCCTGCCAGACCTCCGGCTGTTCCTCTGGCCGTGCGTAATCCATATCTGAATGTCTGGCTCAACGGGCAAGAAAACGGCCCTCACGCTATCCTCCCGGGGCAATGGCCCAAATTCTGGGC AACCGGGATtcaaggatggcaaggctTCGTCAAGGTCGACGGTGAAGTATATAACTGGATGGGTGGCGCTCCTGGAGCTCCGAATGTCGACCAGTTGAGCTTAGAGTATACGTCAACTCGTAGCATCTTCAACATGTCGGTTGCTGACAAGGTTGACATGCGAGTGGAATTTCTATCGCCCGTCTACCCAGACGACTTGAGGCGCCAATCTGTCCCCTTTTCATACATCAACGTTGCTGTTAAATCTCGCGACGGCAAGTCGCACAGAGTGCAAGTCTATTCCGACGTGTCGGGAG AATGGGCATCGGGCGACACTGGAGCAGTGGTTGAATGGGATACTTCATCCAATTATGGCGTGCGTAGCCACAGGTTCTGGAAACAGAAAGAGACCGTCTTCCAGGAGGATGGAGAAAATGCAGCTTGGGGCACTTGGTACTGGTCCACTGGTGACCAGAGTGGTGTAAGCTACAAGATTGGTTCTGACGTGGATGTACGCGGGCAATTCCTCCAAGAGGGGTCGCTGGACAACCGGGTTGACAACCTGTTCCGCGCCGTCAATGACAGGTG GCCCGTCTTTGCCCTTTCCCGTGATCTAGGCACTGTCAAGGGCGGATGGGCCGAGACTGTCTTTACCATCGGGGTGGCCCAACGGGACAGTATTCAGTGGGTTGGGGAGGCTGCAGACCCGCAGAGCGTGCCATCTCTATGGGCTTCATATTTTCAGGAGAATGACCTAGTCCCATTTTTCTACCACGACTACGACAATGCCACGCATGCTGCCAATCGATTGGATCTTCGCATCCAGAGAGactctgttgctgctgctggccaggaCTATGCAACAATCACCACTCTATCTCTTCGACAAACCTTTGGTGCCCTCGCATACACAGGCACCCCAGACAATCCTTTAATTTTCCTCAAAGAAATTTCGTCAAATAGTGACATTCAAACTGTTGACGTCATCTTCCCTGCGTTCCCCATCCTCTTGTACTTGAACCCGAACCTGCTCAAGTATCTTCTCGAGCCTCTTTTGCTCAATGACCGATACCACTATCCGAATGACTTTGCACAGCACGACTTGGGGCGTTTTCCCAGGGCCCTTGGCTACGCTGATGGGAACGATGAACACATGCCCCTGGAGGAGTGCGGCAACATGATTATCATGATGCTTGCCTATTCTCAGATGAAGCATGACGACGAATATCTTTCGGCCAATTGGGATTTGCTCGTCAAATGGGCTCAGTACATGATAGACGACGCCAAGATCCCTGCGAGCCAGCTCTCTACCGATGACTTTGCTGGCCACCTTGC TAACCAGACCAATCTGGCCATCAAAGGCATCATTGCCCTCCAAGCCATGTCCGAAGTCGCCACCCGGGCCGGGTTCGAAGACGAGAGTAGCAAATACTCTACTCTGGCCAAGGAATACCTTGAATTCTGGACTGAGCATGGCGTCAATGCCGAGGCCGGGCATAGCATGCTGCAGTATGACAACAAAGACTCTTACG GTCTCCTCTACAATATCTACCCAGACAAGCTTTTAGGTCTCGACTTTATTCCCCAGGAAATCTACGACATGCAAAGCGACTTTTACCTCAAGACGCAAAAGGAATATGGCGTTATTCTCGACACGCGCAACGTCTGGACCAAGGTGGATTGGGAGCTGTTCGCGGCCGCTGTAGCCAAGCCCGAAACGCAGAACATGTTCATCTCCAAGATTGCCAGATGGATCAACGAGACGCCCACCTGGCGTGCCTTTACAGACCTGTACGACGTGAATACTGGTGGCTATCCTGGGGGTCTTCAATTCACGGCGAGACCTGTGGTGGGCGGCACGTTCTCGTTGCTTGCGCTGAAGAAATAG